From Populus trichocarpa isolate Nisqually-1 chromosome 19, P.trichocarpa_v4.1, whole genome shotgun sequence, a single genomic window includes:
- the LOC112325299 gene encoding G-type lectin S-receptor-like serine/threonine-protein kinase LECRK1, whose protein sequence is MAFAYAAFFFLVICIYKPVSSQQNHSNLISLGSSISTNVQPTSWRSPSGTFAFGFYPQGSGFIVGIWLVCKPADIITWTAYRDDPPVPSNATLELTINGKLLLRTYSANNEAGEEKLIAKIEKSASNARMLDSGNLVLYNEHSDVIWESFNFPTDTILGGQNLYAGGELLSSASTTNLSTGRFHLKMQYDGNLVLYPIDTIDTSVDAYWNTATFGSGTHLYLNYTGRLLILNNTMASGIPVFSSDSESENSSIIYRATLEYDGIFRLYSHNFDSNGAYTTSLMHYAPKSQCEVKSFCGLNSYCTMNDNQPYCSCLPGTVFVNPNQRYNGCKRNYTEELCKVAEETSSYNITDMEKMTWDDFPYFRNSMSEEDCRKSCLQDCNCAGALYESGDCKKVKFPVKYAKRLEGDSSKVFFKVGLKSVESRNQSIATAMKPPPVVHKTSKKTVMLICVMSVAFITCSSIAIAVSVFFISKSRVVKARMRLGGGNLGLAHELTLRAFSYRELKNATKGFREELGKGSFGAVYKGTLYKGKKVIAVKRLEKLVSEGEREFLTEMRSIGKTHHKNLVRLLGYCTEDSQRLLVYEYMSNGSLADLLFRTERIPNWSHRVKIALDIARGILYLHEECEAPIIHCDIKPQNILMDDFWNAKISDFGLAKLLVPDQTRTFTIVRGTRGYLAPEWHKNTPISVKADVYSYGVMLLEIVFCRRNVETNVSRPEEVQLSNWAYELLVERELDKLDLGEDVDLQNLEKMVMVGMWCIQDEPGIRPSMKSVVLMLEGITDVSVPPHPTSA, encoded by the coding sequence ATGGCTTTCGCTTATgcagctttcttttttttagttatttgtaTTTACAAACCTGTAAGTTCCCAGCAGAACCACTCAAACTTGATAAGTTTAGGTTCTTCAATCTCCACCAACGTCCAACCAACTTCATGGCGCTCCCCTTCTGGCACATTTGCCTTTGGGTTCTACCCACAGGGCAGTGGCTTTATAGTGGGAATTTGGTTGGTGTGCAAGCCAGCTGATATAATCACCTGGACAGCATACCGAGATGACCCTCCTGTGCCATCAAATGCTACGTTGGAGTTGACCATAAACGGTAAGCTTCTTTTAAGAACTTATTCTGCCAACAATGAGGCCGGTGAAGAGAAACTCATTGCTAAGATAGAGAAGTCAGCTTCAAACGCTCGCATGCTTGATTCTGGAAATCTAGTGCTCTACAATGAACATTCTGATGTCATTTGGGAGAGTTTCAACTTTCCTACAGATACAATATTGGGAGGCCAGAATCTATATGCAGGGGGTGAACTGCTTTCCAGTGCATCTACAACCAATTTGTCAACAGGAAGGTTTCATCTTAAAATGCAATATGATGGGAATCTTGTTTTGTATCCCATAGACACTATAGACACTTCAGTAGATGCTTATTGGAACACTGCCACTTTTGGGTCCGGTACCCATCTATATTTGAATTATACAGGACGACTGCTAATCCTTAACAACACCATGGCCAGTGGCATACCTGTGTTTTCCTCTGATTCAGAATCGGAAAACAGCTCAATTATCTACCGTGCAACATTGGAGTACGATGGAATTTTTCGATTGTATTCTCATAACTTCGACAGCAATGGTGCCTACACTACATCTCTTATGCATTATGCACCAAAAAGTCAGTGCGAAGTGAAGTCTTTCTGCGGTCTCAACAGCTACTGCACCATGAACGATAATCAACCTTACTGCAGCTGTCTTCCTGGCACTGTTTTTGTCAATCCCAACCAGAGATATAATGGGTGTAAGAGGAACTACACTGAAGAATTATGCAAAGTTGCAGAGGAAACATCCTCCTATAACATTACTGATATGGAGAAAATGACTTGGGATGACTTTCCTTATTTTAGAAACTCAATGTCAGAAGAAGATTGCAGAAAGTCCTGTTTGCAGGACTGTAACTGTGCTGGTGCGCTGTACGAATCTGGGGACTGCAAGAAAGTGAAGTTCCCAGTGAAATATGCTAAGAGATTGGAAGGTGACTCATCAAAGGTTTTCTTCAAGGTGGGTTTGAAGAGTGTCGAAAGCCGCAACCAATCCATTGCCACTGCAATGAAGCCTCCTCCAGTGGTCCATAAGACAAGCAAGAAGACAGTGATGCTCATTTGTGTTATGAGCGTAGCATTCATTACATGCTCTTCAATTGCCATTgcagtttctgtttttttcatcTCTAAGTCAAGAGTTGTTAAGGCCAGAATGCGGTTGGGAGGCGGAAATCTTGGCTTGGCCCATGAGCTCACTCTGAGAGCATTTTCATATCGTGAGCTTAAAAATGCAACCAAGGGTTTCAGGGAAGAGTTGGGAAAAGGATCTTTTGGAGCAGTTTACAAAGGGACATTATACAAAGGTAAAAAAGTTATTGCAGTGAAGAGGCTAGAGAAGTTGGTCAGTGAAGGTGAAAGGGAGTTCCTCACAGAGATGCGTTCAATTGGAAAAACTCATCATAAAAACTTGGTTCGGCTACTTGGTTACTGTACTGAGGACTCCCAGAGGCTCCTAGTTTATGAATACATGAGCAACGGTTCCCTTGCAGATCTTCTCTTCCGAACTGAAAGAATTCCAAATTGGAGTCACAGGGTGAAAATTGCTTTGGATATTGCTAGAGGGATCCTATATCTACATGAAGAGTGTGAGGCACCAATCATCCATTGCGATATAAAGCCTCAAAACATTCTAATGGATGATTTTTGGAATGCTAAGATCTCTGATTTTGGGCTAGCAAAATTGCTAGTGCCTGATCAAACAAGAACCTTCACAATAGTCAGAGGGACACGAGGTTACTTGGCTCCTGAATGGCATAAGAACACTCCAATATCAGTGAAGGCAGATGTTTACAGTTACGGAGTAATGCTCTTGGAAATTGTTTTCTGCAGGAGAAACGTAGAAACTAATGTATCAAGACCAGAGGAAGTTCAACTTTCTAATTGGGCATACGAGCTTTTGGTTGAAAGAGAATTGGACAAGCTTGATCTTGGTGAAGATGTAGACTTGCAGAATTTGGAGAAAATGGTTATGGTGGGCATGTGGTGTATTCAAGATGAACCAGGTATCCGTCCTTCTATGAAGTCTGTTGTGTTGATGTTAGAAGGAATTACCGATGTATCTGTTCCTCCACATCCAACTTCAGCTTAA
- the LOC18108087 gene encoding G-type lectin S-receptor-like serine/threonine-protein kinase LECRK3 isoform X1, producing MAVVSGLLLLMLSILFVEARTQPNQFGEIHLGSQLSPISNLHSWQSPSGNFAFGFYSQGNGFAVGIWMMGQPNNTVVWTANRDDEPVSFNATIHLSEEGKLLLRTEQGNENLIANVSEVAASASMLDSGNFVLYSGSSVIWQSFDYPTDTILVGQNLTYSDKLVSSVSSSNHSSGRFFLAMQADGNLVAYPTNSAGLSVDAYWASNTYQDSKKGLSLYFNHQGFLFMDTVSKKPVLLARSSYPCNNKTTIFRATLDADGIFRLYSHCLENKTSRSVHIEWSALNNQCNVHGFCDFNSYCSGMGTNFDCSCYPGFAFNDPSEKFSGCYKNVTESFCRGTKEGEMYDVKAVENILFERFPYSVLHVKKENCGLSCLEDCLCDVALYMNEKCEKYAAPIRYGLKDINISSIAFFKVKAASPAAPPMSPTIIIESKKSLLVFLAIAFGSVTLLCFVIAISTFCVYRDRAFLYEKLSGIISLAGEFTLRSFSYSELEKATSGFMEELGRGSIGAVYRGTIPGGDRTVAVKRLEKVLDEAEKKFRAEITVIGQTYHRNLVRLLGFCVEGSRRVLVYEYLKNGTLADLLFQSERRPIWKERVRIALDIARGILYLHEECQACIIHCNITPQNILMDDSWIAKISDFGLSKLLYPDEIRSSMALSQSRGHLAPEWQNNALMSVKADIYSFGVVLLEVICCRSSIKIDVSTPDEMNLPSWAYQCFAAGQLDKLVKEEVIEFESLERMVKIGLLCVQHDPASRPCIKNVILMLEGSDDIPAPPAIAPSRITA from the exons ATGGCTGTGGTATCAGGGCTTCTGCTTCTAATGTTATCGATACTCTTTGTGGAAGCAAGAACTCAACCGAACCAATTTGGTGAAATACACTTAGGTTCTCAGTTATCTCCCATCTCTAACTTACATTCATGGCAATCCCCTTCAGGCAATTTTGCGTTTGGCTTCTATTCACAGGGAAATGGATTTGCTGTGGGAATATGGATGATGGGTCAACCTAATAACACGGTCGTCTGGACTGCAAATCGAGATGATGAACCAGTCTCCTTCAATGCTACAATTCACTTATCAGAAGAGGGTAAGCTACTTCTTCGAACTGAGCAGGGCAATGAAAATCTTATTGCTAATGTTTCAGAAGTCGCAGCTTCAGCTTCAATGCTTGATTCTGGTAACTTCGTGCTTTACAGTGGTTCTTCTGTTATTTGGCAAAGCTTTGATTACCCAACTGACACCATATTAGTAGGTCAGAATCTTACTTATTCTGATAAATTGGTTTCAAGTGTGTCGAGCTCAAATCACTCCAGTGGAAGGTTTTTCCTCGCGATGCAGGCAGATGGAAACCTTGTCGCCTACCCTACAAACAGCGCTGGTCTATCTGTTGATGCTTACTGGGCCAGTAATACTTATCAAGACAGCAAAAAGGGGTTGAGTCTCTATTTCAATCACCAGGGATTTCTGTTCATGGATACGGTCTCTAAAAAACCAGTCTTGTTGGCAAGAAGTTCTTATCCCTGtaacaacaaaacaacaatcTTTCGTGCGACGCTTGATGCTGATGGGATTTTCAG GTTGTACTCACACTGCTTAGAGAACAAAACTAGCCGGAGTGTGCATATTGAGTGGTCTGCGTTGAATAATCAATGCAATGTTCATGGCTTCTGTGATTTCAACAGTTATTGCTCTGGCATGGGCACTAATTTTGACTGTTCCTGTTATCCTGGATTTGCTTTCAATGACCCCAGTGAGAAATTCAGTGGATGCTACAAGAATGTCACTGAAAGTTTTTGCAGAGGCACCAAAGAAGGGGAAATGTACGATGTCAAAGCCGTAGAGAATATATTGTTCGAGCGATTTCCTTATTCTGTCCTACATGTGAAGAAGGAAAATTGTGGTTTGTCTTGCCTGGAAGATTGTCTCTGTGATGTTGCTCTATATATGAATGAGAAGTGTGAAAAGTATGCTGCACCAATTAGATATGGtttaaaagatataaacatATCATCTATAGCCTTCTTCAAAGTGAAAGCAGCATCTCCTGCTGCACCTCCAATGAGCCCGACAATCATCATAGAAAGCAAGAAAAGTTTACTTGTGTTTCTTGCTATAGCATTCGGCTCTGTTACTTTGTTGTGTTTTGTCATTGCAATCTCTACTTTCTGCGTGTACAGGGATCGAGCTTTTCTTTACGAAAAGCTATCAGGAATCATAAGCTTGGCTGGAGAGTTTACTCTGCGGTCATTTTCTTATAGTGAGCTTGAGAAAGCTACAAGTGGTTTCATGGAAGAGCTGGGCAGGGGTTCTATTGGTGCAGTTTACAGAGGGACAATACCTGGGGGTGACAGAACTGTTGCTGTTAAGAGGCTTGAGAAAGTTTTAGATGAAGCGGAAAAAAAGTTTCGAGCCGAAATCACAGTTATTGGACAAACTTATCACAGGAACTTGGTTCGGTTGCTTGGTTTTTGTGTGGAGGGCTCTCGGAGGGTTCTCGTCTACGAGTACTTGAAAAATGGCACCCTTGCAGATCTTTTATTCCAGTCTGAGAGGCGCCCCATTTGGAAAGAGAGAGTGAGGATTGCTCTAGATATAGCTAGAGGAATACTCTATCTACATGAAGAGTGTCAAGCCTGCATCATCCATTGCAATATAACCCCTCAAAACATTCTCATGGATGATTCTTGGATAGCCAAAATCTCCGATTTCGGATTATCAAAGCTATTATATCCAGACGAAATAAGAAGCTCGATGGCACTCTCACAGAGTAGAGGGCACTTGGCACCTGAATGGCAGAATAATGCCTTGATGTCGGTAAAAGCTGATATCTACAGCTTCGGAGTTGTACTTCTGGAGGTCATCTGTTGCAGAAGCAGTATAAAAATAGACGTCTCAACACCAGATGAAATGAATCTTCCCAGTTGGGCATATCAATGCTTTGCAGCTGGACAGTTGGATAAGCTTGTGAAGGAAGAAGTTATAGAATTCGAGTCACTGGAAAGAATGGTGAAGATTGGACTGCTGTGCGTTCAGCATGATCCAGCTTCACGTCCTTGTATCAAGAATGTGATCTTGATGCTTGAAGGGTCCGATGACATTCCAGCTCCACCAGCTATAGCTCCATCCCGCATCACCGCTTAG
- the LOC18108087 gene encoding G-type lectin S-receptor-like serine/threonine-protein kinase LECRK1 isoform X2, with amino-acid sequence MAVVSGLLLLMLSILFVEARTQPNQFGEIHLGSQLSPISNLHSWQSPSGNFAFGFYSQGNGFAVGIWMMGQPNNTVVWTANRDDEPVSFNATIHLSEEGKLLLRTEQGNENLIANVSEVAASASMLDSGNFVLYSGSSVIWQSFDYPTDTILVGQNLTYSDKLVSSVSSSNHSSGRFFLAMQEDGNLVAYPTNSAGESVDAYWASSTTGDNKGLSLYLNQQGFLSMDTVSKKPVLLASSSYPCNNKTTIFRATLDADGIFRLYSHCLENKTSRSVHIEWSALNNQCNVHGFCDFNSYCSGMGTNFDCSCYPGFAFNDPSEKFSGCYKNVTESFCRGTKEGEMYDVKAVENILFERFPYSVLHVKKENCGLSCLEDCLCDVALYMNEKCEKYAAPIRYGLKDINISSIAFFKVKAASPAAPPMSPTIIIESKKSLLVFLAIAFGSVTLLCFVIAISTFCVYRDRAFLYEKLSGIISLAGEFTLRSFSYSELEKATSGFMEELGRGSIGAVYRGTIPGGDRTVAVKRLEKVLDEAEKKFRAEITVIGQTYHRNLVRLLGFCVEGSRRVLVYEYLKNGTLADLLFQSERRPIWKERVRIALDIARGILYLHEECQACIIHCNITPQNILMDDSWIAKISDFGLSKLLYPDEIRSSMALSQSRGHLAPEWQNNALMSVKADIYSFGVVLLEVICCRSSIKIDVSTPDEMNLPSWAYQCFAAGQLDKLVKEEVIEFESLERMVKIGLLCVQHDPASRPCIKNVILMLEGSDDIPAPPAIAPSRITA; translated from the exons ATGGCTGTGGTATCAGGGCTTCTGCTTCTAATGTTATCGATACTCTTTGTGGAAGCAAGAACTCAACCGAACCAATTTGGTGAAATACACTTAGGTTCTCAGTTATCTCCCATCTCTAACTTACATTCATGGCAATCCCCTTCAGGCAATTTTGCGTTTGGCTTCTATTCACAGGGAAATGGATTTGCTGTGGGAATATGGATGATGGGTCAACCTAATAACACGGTCGTCTGGACTGCAAATCGAGATGATGAACCAGTCTCCTTCAATGCTACAATTCACTTATCAGAAGAGGGTAAGCTACTTCTTCGAACTGAGCAGGGCAATGAAAATCTTATTGCTAATGTTTCAGAAGTCGCAGCTTCAGCTTCAATGCTTGATTCTGGTAACTTCGTGCTTTACAGTGGTTCTTCTGTTATTTGGCAAAGCTTTGATTACCCAACTGACACCATATTAGTAGGTCAGAATCTTACTTATTCTGATAAATTGGTTTCAAGTGTGTCGAGCTCAAATCACTCCAGTGGAAG GTTTTTCCTCGCGATGCAGGAAGATGGAAACCTTGTCGCCTACCCTACAAACAGCGCTGGTGAATCTGTTGATGCTTACTGGGCCAGTAGTACTACTGGAGACAACAAGGGGTTGAGTCTCTATCTTAATCAACAGGGATTTCTGTCCATGGATACGGTCTCTAAAAAACCAGTCTTGTTGGCAAGTAGTTCTTATCCCTGtaacaacaaaacaacaatcTTTCGTGCGACGCTTGATGCTGATGGGATTTTCAGGTTGTACTCACACTGCTTAGAGAACAAAACTAGCCGGAGTGTGCATATTGAGTGGTCTGCGTTGAATAATCAATGCAATGTTCATGGCTTCTGTGATTTCAACAGTTATTGCTCTGGCATGGGCACTAATTTTGACTGTTCCTGTTATCCTGGATTTGCTTTCAATGACCCCAGTGAGAAATTCAGTGGATGCTACAAGAATGTCACTGAAAGTTTTTGCAGAGGCACCAAAGAAGGGGAAATGTACGATGTCAAAGCCGTAGAGAATATATTGTTCGAGCGATTTCCTTATTCTGTCCTACATGTGAAGAAGGAAAATTGTGGTTTGTCTTGCCTGGAAGATTGTCTCTGTGATGTTGCTCTATATATGAATGAGAAGTGTGAAAAGTATGCTGCACCAATTAGATATGGtttaaaagatataaacatATCATCTATAGCCTTCTTCAAAGTGAAAGCAGCATCTCCTGCTGCACCTCCAATGAGCCCGACAATCATCATAGAAAGCAAGAAAAGTTTACTTGTGTTTCTTGCTATAGCATTCGGCTCTGTTACTTTGTTGTGTTTTGTCATTGCAATCTCTACTTTCTGCGTGTACAGGGATCGAGCTTTTCTTTACGAAAAGCTATCAGGAATCATAAGCTTGGCTGGAGAGTTTACTCTGCGGTCATTTTCTTATAGTGAGCTTGAGAAAGCTACAAGTGGTTTCATGGAAGAGCTGGGCAGGGGTTCTATTGGTGCAGTTTACAGAGGGACAATACCTGGGGGTGACAGAACTGTTGCTGTTAAGAGGCTTGAGAAAGTTTTAGATGAAGCGGAAAAAAAGTTTCGAGCCGAAATCACAGTTATTGGACAAACTTATCACAGGAACTTGGTTCGGTTGCTTGGTTTTTGTGTGGAGGGCTCTCGGAGGGTTCTCGTCTACGAGTACTTGAAAAATGGCACCCTTGCAGATCTTTTATTCCAGTCTGAGAGGCGCCCCATTTGGAAAGAGAGAGTGAGGATTGCTCTAGATATAGCTAGAGGAATACTCTATCTACATGAAGAGTGTCAAGCCTGCATCATCCATTGCAATATAACCCCTCAAAACATTCTCATGGATGATTCTTGGATAGCCAAAATCTCCGATTTCGGATTATCAAAGCTATTATATCCAGACGAAATAAGAAGCTCGATGGCACTCTCACAGAGTAGAGGGCACTTGGCACCTGAATGGCAGAATAATGCCTTGATGTCGGTAAAAGCTGATATCTACAGCTTCGGAGTTGTACTTCTGGAGGTCATCTGTTGCAGAAGCAGTATAAAAATAGACGTCTCAACACCAGATGAAATGAATCTTCCCAGTTGGGCATATCAATGCTTTGCAGCTGGACAGTTGGATAAGCTTGTGAAGGAAGAAGTTATAGAATTCGAGTCACTGGAAAGAATGGTGAAGATTGGACTGCTGTGCGTTCAGCATGATCCAGCTTCACGTCCTTGTATCAAGAATGTGATCTTGATGCTTGAAGGGTCCGATGACATTCCAGCTCCACCAGCTATAGCTCCATCCCGCATCACCGCTTAG
- the LOC112325300 gene encoding serine/threonine-protein kinase ATG1t isoform X2: MDLEATKNLSESHSIGNYILKSKLGESSFSTVWKAENKITGGEVAVKQVYLSKLNKNLRNCLDCELNFLSSVNHPNIIRLLDVFEDECCMFLVLEFCSGGNLASYLQQHGRVQEKIAKRFTQQMGDGLKILQSHHIIHRDLKPENILLSGKESDVVLKIADFGLSRRVLPDNYVETVCGSPFYMAPEVLQFQRYDYKVDMWSVGVILFELLNGYPPFRGRTNFQLLQNIKSSSCLPFSQHILPGLHPDCVDICSRLLSANPVQRLSFDEFYHHKFLRIKGVGKYHGQ; the protein is encoded by the exons ATGGATCTTGAAGCAACAAAGAATCTCTCAGAATCTCACTCAATCGGAAACTACATCCTGAAATCAAAACTGGGTGAGAGCTCTTTTTCCACAGTATGGAAAGCAGAGAACAAAATAACAGGGGGGGAAGTGGCAGTGAAGCAAGTTTATCTCTCTAAACTCAACAAGAATTTGAGGAACTGCTTAGATTGTGAGCTTAATTTCTTGTCTTCTGTCAATCACCCCAACATCATTCGCCTTCTTGATGTCTTTGAG GATGAATGTTGCATGTTCCTGGTCCTAGAGTTTTGTTCTGGAGGAAATCTAGCTTCTTATCTTCAACAACATGGGAGAGTTCAAGAGAAGATTGCTAAAAGATTTACGCAACAGATGG GGGATGGTTTGAAAATTCTGCAGAGCCATCATATTATTCATAGAGACTTGAAACCTGAG AACATTCTCCTTTCTGGCAAGGAGAGCGATGTGGTGCTCAAAATAGCTGATTTTGGTTTATCGAG AAGGGTGCTTCCTGATAACTATGTGGAGACAGTATGCGGATCTCCATTTTACATGGCTCCAGAAGTTCTTCAATTTCAAAGATATGATTATAAG GTTGACATGTGGAGTGTTGGTGTAATTCTTTTTGAGCTTCTTAATGGTTACCCACCTTTTCGTGGCAGGACTAATTTCCAG TTGCTGCAGAACATCAAGTCAAGTTCATGTCTTCCTTTCTCTCAACACATCCTTCCAGGGTTGCATCCGGACTGTGTTGATATATGTTCAAGACTTCTTTCTGCAAATCCAG TTCAACGACTGTCCTTTGATGAATTCTATCATCATAAGTTCTTGAGAATAAAAGGGGTGGGGAAGTATCATGGTCAATAA
- the LOC112325300 gene encoding serine/threonine-protein kinase ATG1t isoform X3, which produces MDLEATKNLSESHSIGNYILKSKLGESSFSTVWKAENKITGGEVAVKQVYLSKLNKNLRNCLDCELNFLSSVNHPNIIRLLDVFEDECCMFLVLEFCSGGNLASYLQQHGRVQEKIAKRFTQQMGDGLKILQSHHIIHRDLKPENILLSGKESDVVLKIADFGLSRVLPDNYVETVCGSPFYMAPEVLQFQRYDYKVDMWSVGVILFELLNGYPPFRGRTNFQLLQNIKSSSCLPFSQHILPGLHPDCVDICSRLLSANPVQRLSFDEFYHHKFLRIKGVGKYHGQ; this is translated from the exons ATGGATCTTGAAGCAACAAAGAATCTCTCAGAATCTCACTCAATCGGAAACTACATCCTGAAATCAAAACTGGGTGAGAGCTCTTTTTCCACAGTATGGAAAGCAGAGAACAAAATAACAGGGGGGGAAGTGGCAGTGAAGCAAGTTTATCTCTCTAAACTCAACAAGAATTTGAGGAACTGCTTAGATTGTGAGCTTAATTTCTTGTCTTCTGTCAATCACCCCAACATCATTCGCCTTCTTGATGTCTTTGAG GATGAATGTTGCATGTTCCTGGTCCTAGAGTTTTGTTCTGGAGGAAATCTAGCTTCTTATCTTCAACAACATGGGAGAGTTCAAGAGAAGATTGCTAAAAGATTTACGCAACAGATGG GGGATGGTTTGAAAATTCTGCAGAGCCATCATATTATTCATAGAGACTTGAAACCTGAG AACATTCTCCTTTCTGGCAAGGAGAGCGATGTGGTGCTCAAAATAGCTGATTTTGGTTTATCGAG GGTGCTTCCTGATAACTATGTGGAGACAGTATGCGGATCTCCATTTTACATGGCTCCAGAAGTTCTTCAATTTCAAAGATATGATTATAAG GTTGACATGTGGAGTGTTGGTGTAATTCTTTTTGAGCTTCTTAATGGTTACCCACCTTTTCGTGGCAGGACTAATTTCCAG TTGCTGCAGAACATCAAGTCAAGTTCATGTCTTCCTTTCTCTCAACACATCCTTCCAGGGTTGCATCCGGACTGTGTTGATATATGTTCAAGACTTCTTTCTGCAAATCCAG TTCAACGACTGTCCTTTGATGAATTCTATCATCATAAGTTCTTGAGAATAAAAGGGGTGGGGAAGTATCATGGTCAATAA
- the LOC112325300 gene encoding serine/threonine-protein kinase ATG1t isoform X1, whose amino-acid sequence MDLEATKNLSESHSIGNYILKSKLGESSFSTVWKAENKITGGEVAVKQVYLSKLNKNLRNCLDCELNFLSSVNHPNIIRLLDVFEDECCMFLVLEFCSGGNLASYLQQHGRVQEKIAKRFTQQMGDGLKILQSHHIIHRDLKPENILLSGKESDVVLKIADFGLSRRVLPDNYVETVCGSPFYMAPEVLQFQRYDYKVDMWSVGVILFELLNGYPPFRGRTNFQLLQNIKSSSCLPFSQHILPGLHPDCVDICSRLLSANPGLAHGLTPTKHIFLSSLLIHLWNHSFFCISLVAVQRLSFDEFYHHKFLRIKGVGKYHGQ is encoded by the exons ATGGATCTTGAAGCAACAAAGAATCTCTCAGAATCTCACTCAATCGGAAACTACATCCTGAAATCAAAACTGGGTGAGAGCTCTTTTTCCACAGTATGGAAAGCAGAGAACAAAATAACAGGGGGGGAAGTGGCAGTGAAGCAAGTTTATCTCTCTAAACTCAACAAGAATTTGAGGAACTGCTTAGATTGTGAGCTTAATTTCTTGTCTTCTGTCAATCACCCCAACATCATTCGCCTTCTTGATGTCTTTGAG GATGAATGTTGCATGTTCCTGGTCCTAGAGTTTTGTTCTGGAGGAAATCTAGCTTCTTATCTTCAACAACATGGGAGAGTTCAAGAGAAGATTGCTAAAAGATTTACGCAACAGATGG GGGATGGTTTGAAAATTCTGCAGAGCCATCATATTATTCATAGAGACTTGAAACCTGAG AACATTCTCCTTTCTGGCAAGGAGAGCGATGTGGTGCTCAAAATAGCTGATTTTGGTTTATCGAG AAGGGTGCTTCCTGATAACTATGTGGAGACAGTATGCGGATCTCCATTTTACATGGCTCCAGAAGTTCTTCAATTTCAAAGATATGATTATAAG GTTGACATGTGGAGTGTTGGTGTAATTCTTTTTGAGCTTCTTAATGGTTACCCACCTTTTCGTGGCAGGACTAATTTCCAG TTGCTGCAGAACATCAAGTCAAGTTCATGTCTTCCTTTCTCTCAACACATCCTTCCAGGGTTGCATCCGGACTGTGTTGATATATGTTCAAGACTTCTTTCTGCAAATCCAGGTTTAGCACATGGCCTGACCCCAACGAAAcatatctttctttcttccctcCTGATTCATTTGTGGAACCATTCATTTTTTTGTATCTCTCTTGTTGCAGTTCAACGACTGTCCTTTGATGAATTCTATCATCATAAGTTCTTGAGAATAAAAGGGGTGGGGAAGTATCATGGTCAATAA
- the LOC112325300 gene encoding serine/threonine-protein kinase ATG1t isoform X4: MFLVLEFCSGGNLASYLQQHGRVQEKIAKRFTQQMGDGLKILQSHHIIHRDLKPENILLSGKESDVVLKIADFGLSRRVLPDNYVETVCGSPFYMAPEVLQFQRYDYKVDMWSVGVILFELLNGYPPFRGRTNFQLLQNIKSSSCLPFSQHILPGLHPDCVDICSRLLSANPGLAHGLTPTKHIFLSSLLIHLWNHSFFCISLVAVQRLSFDEFYHHKFLRIKGVGKYHGQ; this comes from the exons ATGTTCCTGGTCCTAGAGTTTTGTTCTGGAGGAAATCTAGCTTCTTATCTTCAACAACATGGGAGAGTTCAAGAGAAGATTGCTAAAAGATTTACGCAACAGATGG GGGATGGTTTGAAAATTCTGCAGAGCCATCATATTATTCATAGAGACTTGAAACCTGAG AACATTCTCCTTTCTGGCAAGGAGAGCGATGTGGTGCTCAAAATAGCTGATTTTGGTTTATCGAG AAGGGTGCTTCCTGATAACTATGTGGAGACAGTATGCGGATCTCCATTTTACATGGCTCCAGAAGTTCTTCAATTTCAAAGATATGATTATAAG GTTGACATGTGGAGTGTTGGTGTAATTCTTTTTGAGCTTCTTAATGGTTACCCACCTTTTCGTGGCAGGACTAATTTCCAG TTGCTGCAGAACATCAAGTCAAGTTCATGTCTTCCTTTCTCTCAACACATCCTTCCAGGGTTGCATCCGGACTGTGTTGATATATGTTCAAGACTTCTTTCTGCAAATCCAGGTTTAGCACATGGCCTGACCCCAACGAAAcatatctttctttcttccctcCTGATTCATTTGTGGAACCATTCATTTTTTTGTATCTCTCTTGTTGCAGTTCAACGACTGTCCTTTGATGAATTCTATCATCATAAGTTCTTGAGAATAAAAGGGGTGGGGAAGTATCATGGTCAATAA